A part of Fundulus heteroclitus isolate FHET01 chromosome 23, MU-UCD_Fhet_4.1, whole genome shotgun sequence genomic DNA contains:
- the LOC105921278 gene encoding diacylglycerol kinase delta isoform X3, which produces MIKEQSLRPSSESDQHLDQNQARKQHFQEDLESVITPCRRLILCAENRKEMEEWMAALRSVQNRQNYESTQYSMDHFSGMHNWYACSHARPTYCNVCREALSGVTSHGLSCEVCKFKAHKRCAVRATNNCKWTTLASIGKDIIEDEDGVSMPHQWLEGNLPVSAKCSVCDKTCGSVLRLQDWRCLWCKAMVHSGCKEQLSSKCPLGQCKVSVIPPTALNSIDSDGFWKASCPPSCTSPLLVFVNSKSGDNQGVKFLRRFKQLLNPAQVFDLMNGGPHLGLRLFQKFDTFRILVCGGDGSVGWVLSEIDALTLHKQCQLGVLPLGTGNDLARVLGWGSACDDDTQLPQILEKLERASTKMLDRWSIMVYETKFPRQHSASTVTEDCSDDSEVQQILTYEDSVAAHLTKILTSDQHSVVISSAKVLCETVKDFVARVGKAYEKNTENSEESEAMAKKCGVLKEKLDSLLKTLNDESQASSVLPPAPPPTIAEEQEEPEAVSLPPTLHPAPPSHPTCSPRATPPPSAAAAIFKPREQLMLRANSLKKAIRQIIEHTEKAVDEQNAQTQQQHMFSVGRAEQQVGLVEEEEEEDGEEDKTSLQSSFSSKQRSSRRVSKTPCEKLIHKGSLSLGSSASLPVHTGSRDNMPMLNTKILYPGSLSSSSVISRLLVNADPFSCDADNMDCYTEKCVMNNYFGIGLDAKISLDFNNKRDEHPEKCRSRTKNLMWYGVLGTKELLHRTYKNLEQRVLLECDGRPIPLPSLQGIAVLNIPSYAGGTNFWGGTKEDDTFTAPSFDDKILEVVAVFGSMQMAVSRVINLQHHRIAQCRTVKITILGDEGVPVQVDGEAWIQPPGYIKIIHKNRTQTLTRDRAFENTLKSWEEKQKCEFPQPSLPPQPETVSEEEALLVSDFGQAAGALIHSIREVAQFHHSMEQELAHAVNASSKAMDVVYAKTPEALSCSSVVHMVSDVKALLSETELLLAGKMSMQLDPPQQDQLNAALGSVAQELRRLSDVPWLCPIIDPLDQEGPLADFSKRSQSGKFRLVSKFKKDKNNKNKEMCATLSLPVHQWGTEEVGAWLDFLCLSEYKDIFTGHDVRGAELIHLERRDLKDLGVTKVGHIKRILQGIKELMRSSSASEA; this is translated from the exons ATGATCAAAGAGCAGAGCCTCAGACCCAGTTCAGAGTCAGACCAgcatctggaccagaaccaggcccGTAAGCAGCACTTTCAGGAGGACCTGGAGTCG GTCATCACCCCCTGCAGGCGCCTTATTCTGTGTGCTGAGAACaggaaggagatggaggagtgGATGGCTGCGCTGCGTAGCGTCCAGAACAGGCAAAACTATGAG TCCACCCAGTACAGCatggaccacttcagcgggatGCACAACTGGTACGCCTGCTCCCACGCCAGGCCCACGTACTGCAACGTGTGCAGGGAGGCGCTGTCAGGAGTCACCTCCCACGGCCTGTCCTGTGAAG TGTGCAAGTTCAAGGCTCACAAACGCTGCGCGGTGCGAGCGACCAACAACTGCAAGTGGACAACTCTGGCTTCCATCGGGAAGGACATCATTGAGGATGAGGACGGG GTGTCGATGCCTCATCAGTGGTTGGAGGGGAACCTTCCCGTCTCGGCTAAGTGTAGTGTCTGTGATAAGACATGCGGCAGCGTCCTCCGGCTGCAGGACTGGAGGTGTCTCTGGTGTAAAGCCATg GTGCACTCAGGCTGTAAGGAGCAGCTGTCATCCAAGTGTCCTCTGGGTCAGTGCAAAGTGTCCGTGATTCCTCCAACGGCGCTCAACAGCATCGACTCTGATG GGTTCTGGAAGGCGTCCTGTCCCCCGTCCTGCACCAGTCCTCTGCTGGTCTTTGTAAACTCTAAGAGCGGAGACAACCAGGGCGTGAAGTTCCTGCGGCGGTTCAAGCAGCTGCTGAACCCGGCACAGGTGTTTGACCTGATGAATGGAGGACCTCACCTGGg TCTGCGACTCTTCCAGAAGTTTGACACGTTCAGGATCCTGGTGTGTGGAGGAGATGGCAGCGTTGGCTGGGTTCTGTCTGAGATCGACGCGCTGACGCTGCACAAACAG TGTCAGCTGGGCGTTCTTCCACTCGGAACCGGGAACGACCTGGCTCGAGTTCTGGGCTGGGGGTCGGCCTGCGACGACGACACGCAGCTACCTCAGATACTGGAGAAGCTGGAGCGAGCCAGCACCAAGATGCTGGACAG GTGGAGCATCATGGTGTATGAGACCAAGTTTCCCCGGCAACACTCCGCCTCCACGGTCACAGAGGACTGCAGTGACGACTCTGAG GTGCAGCAGATTCTCACCTACGAGGACTCTGTGGCTGCTCACCTGACCAAGATCCTGACCTCAGACCAGCACTCCGTCGTCATCTCCTCGGCCAA AGTTCTGTGTGAAACCGTGAAGGACTTTGTGGCCCGTGTTGGTAAAGCTTATGAGAAGAACACCGAGAATTCAGAGGAGTCGGAGGCCATGGCCAAGAAG TGCGGCGTTCTGAAGGAGAAACTCGACTCCCTGCTGAAGACTCTGAACGATGAGTCCCAGGCGTCGTCCGTGCTCCCCCCGGCTCCGCCCCCGACCATTgctgaggagcaggaggagccgGAGGCAGTCAGTCTGCCTCCTACCCTTCATCCCGCTCCTCCTTCTCACCCCACCTGTTCGCCGCGGGCCACGCCCCCTCCATCAGCAGCGGCCGCCATTTTCAAACCTCGAGAGCAGCTGATGTTGAGAGCCAACAGCCTGAAGAAAGCAATCCGACAGATCATTGAGCACACAGAGAAAG CTGTGGACGAGCAGAACGCTCAGACCCAGCAGCAGCACATGTTCTCTGTGGGTCGGGCTGAGCAGCAGGTGGGTCTGgtggaagaagaggaggaggaagatggcGAAGAGGACAAGACGTCCCTGCAGTCGTCCTTCAGCTCCAAACAGCGCAGCAGCCGCAGAG TGAGCAAGACACCCTGTGAGAAGCTGATCCATAAAGGCAGCTTGTCACTGGGGAGCTCCGCTTCACTTCCTGTCCATACAGGAAGTAGAGACAACATGCCCATGCTGAACACAAAGATCCTGTATCCAG gCTCGCTGTCGAGCAGCTCGGTGATCAGCCGGCTGCTGGTCAACGCCGACCCGTTCAGCTGCGACGCCGACAACAT GGACTGCTACACGGAGAAGTGCGTCATGAACAACTACTTTGGCATCGGACTGGACGCTAAAATCTCTCTGGACTTCAACAACAAGAGAGACGAGCACCCGGAGAAGTGCAG AAGTCGCACGAAGAACTTGATGTGGTACGGAGTGTTGGGGACCAAAGAGCTGCTGCACAGGACCTACAAGAACCTGGAACAGAGAGTCCTGCTggag TGTGACGGGCGGCCCATCCCCCTCCCCAGTCTGCAGGGAATCGCTGTGCTCAACATCCCCAGTTACGCCGGAGGAACCAACTTCTGGGGCGGAACCAAGGAGGACGAC ACTTTCACAGCGCCGTCCTTCGACGATAAGATTCTGGAGGTGGTGGCCGTGTTCGGCAGCATGCAGATGGCCGTGTCCAGAGTCATCAACCTGCAGCATCACCGCATCGCCCAG TGTCGGACCGTAAAGATCACCATCCTGGGGGACGAGGGTGTCCCGGTTCAGGTGGACGGGGAAGCCTGGATCCAGCCTCCCGGATACATTAAGATCATACACAAGAACCGGACCCAGACCCTGACCAGAGACCGG GCTTTTGAGAACACCCTGAAGTCCTGGGAGGAGAAACAGAAGTGTGAGTTCCCCCAGCCCTCCCTGCCCCCCCAGCCAGAGACCGTCTCTGAGGAAGAGGCTCTGCTGGTCAGTGACTTCGGCCAGGCAGCCGGAGCCCTCATCCACAG CATACGGGAGGTGGCCCAGTTCCACCACAGCATGGAGCAGGAACTGGCCCACGCTGTCAACGCCAGCTCCAAGGCCATGGACGTGGTCTACGCCAAGACCCCAGAG GCTCtcagctgcagctctgtggTCCACATGGTGAGCGACGTCAAAGCTCTGCTCAGCGAGACCGAGCTGCTCCTGGCTGGGAAGATGTCCATG CAGTTGGATCCTCCTCAGCAGGACCAGCTCAACGCAGCTCTGGGTTCTGTGGCTCAGGAGCTCCGTCGGCTGTCCGACGTTCCCTGGTTGTGTCCAATCATCGACCCGTTGGACCAGGAG